From Streptomyces sp. TLI_235, a single genomic window includes:
- a CDS encoding 1-aminocyclopropane-1-carboxylate deaminase/D-cysteine desulfhydrase-like pyridoxal-dependent ACC family enzyme, giving the protein MPPPAVLPAALPTPLTPVDDPVLARAGVELRLKRDDLLHPMVPGNKWRKLTPNLEHALAEGHTRLVTFGGAYSTHLRATAAAARALGLASVGVVRGEELAGRPRNPSLAAAEADGMELEFVTRGDYRQLVRDLGRPLVERWGRCLVLPEGGSNALAVHGTAALAAELGDLGEHDVVCCAVGTGGTLAGIAAGLPPGARALGVAVLRGEGYLEDEVTALHRAAYGRVFANWRIDHGHHGGGYGRVPAELEAFAAGFERRHGITLERRYVAKALRAVHGLAGTEALPPGSRVTLVVTGVPDGR; this is encoded by the coding sequence ATGCCGCCGCCCGCCGTCCTGCCCGCCGCCCTGCCGACCCCGCTCACCCCGGTCGACGACCCGGTGCTGGCGCGGGCCGGGGTCGAGCTCCGGCTGAAGCGCGACGACCTGCTGCACCCGATGGTGCCGGGCAACAAGTGGCGCAAGCTCACCCCCAATCTGGAACACGCGCTCGCCGAGGGGCACACCCGGCTGGTCACCTTCGGCGGCGCGTACTCCACCCATCTGCGGGCCACAGCCGCCGCGGCCCGGGCGCTCGGGCTGGCCTCGGTGGGCGTCGTGCGCGGCGAGGAGCTCGCCGGCCGGCCGCGAAACCCGTCGCTGGCGGCGGCCGAGGCCGACGGGATGGAGCTGGAGTTCGTCACCCGCGGCGACTACCGGCAGCTGGTCCGCGACCTGGGGCGGCCGCTGGTGGAGCGGTGGGGGCGCTGCCTGGTCCTGCCGGAGGGCGGGTCCAACGCGCTCGCCGTGCACGGCACCGCGGCGCTGGCGGCCGAGCTCGGCGACCTGGGGGAGCACGACGTGGTCTGCTGCGCGGTGGGCACCGGCGGCACGCTGGCGGGCATCGCGGCGGGCCTGCCGCCCGGGGCGCGGGCCCTCGGGGTGGCGGTGCTGCGCGGCGAGGGCTACCTGGAGGACGAGGTGACCGCCCTGCACCGAGCCGCGTACGGGCGGGTCTTCGCCAACTGGCGGATCGACCACGGCCACCACGGCGGCGGGTACGGAAGGGTGCCCGCCGAGCTGGAGGCGTTCGCGGCCGGCTTCGAGCGGCGGCACGGCATCACGCTGGAGCGCCGGTACGTGGCCAAGGCGCTGCGGGCGGTCCACGGGCTGGCCGGGACGGAGGCGCTGCCGCCGGGCAGCCGGGTGACGCTGGTGGTCACCGGGGTCCCGGACGGCCGGTAG